One genomic segment of Vibrio sp. SCSIO 43136 includes these proteins:
- the ttcA gene encoding tRNA 2-thiocytidine(32) synthetase TtcA — protein MTEQTEQRTKAQQYNFNKLQKRIRRHTGQAIADFNMIEDGDRIMVCLSGGKDSFTMLDILMSLQKSAPVNFELIAVNLDQKQPGFPAHILPEYLEELGVEYKIVEEDTYSIVQDKIPEGKTTCSLCSRLRRGILYRTAKELGVTKIALGHHRDDIIETLFLNMFYGGKIKGMPPKLVSDNGEHVVIRPLAYCREKDIIKYADMREYPIIPCNLCGSQPNLQRQAIKQMLNGWDKQFPGRIETMFRAMQNVVPSHLADFELFDFKSINRDSGVINGGDIGFDKEEIPVVAPDSDDVVEFDPSMQLNVTNI, from the coding sequence ATGACAGAGCAAACTGAACAACGTACCAAAGCTCAACAGTATAATTTTAATAAGCTACAAAAGCGTATTCGTCGCCATACAGGCCAAGCGATTGCTGATTTCAACATGATTGAAGATGGCGATCGAATCATGGTGTGCCTGTCGGGTGGCAAAGATAGCTTTACTATGCTTGATATTTTGATGAGCTTACAAAAAAGTGCTCCAGTCAACTTTGAACTTATCGCAGTCAACCTAGACCAAAAACAACCTGGTTTCCCTGCTCACATTTTGCCGGAGTATCTAGAAGAGTTAGGCGTTGAGTACAAGATTGTTGAAGAAGATACCTACTCTATCGTTCAAGACAAGATCCCTGAAGGTAAAACAACTTGTTCGCTATGTTCACGCTTGCGTCGTGGTATTTTGTACCGCACAGCTAAAGAGCTAGGTGTGACTAAGATTGCGCTAGGTCACCACCGTGATGATATTATCGAGACGCTGTTCTTGAACATGTTCTATGGTGGTAAGATCAAGGGAATGCCACCAAAACTGGTTTCTGACAATGGCGAGCATGTTGTTATTCGTCCATTGGCTTACTGCCGTGAAAAAGACATCATCAAGTATGCAGACATGCGTGAGTATCCAATCATTCCATGTAACTTGTGTGGCTCTCAGCCGAACCTTCAGCGTCAGGCGATTAAGCAAATGCTCAATGGCTGGGACAAGCAGTTCCCGGGTCGTATTGAAACTATGTTCCGCGCTATGCAAAATGTGGTACCAAGCCACCTTGCTGACTTTGAACTGTTTGACTTTAAGAGCATCAATCGTGATTCAGGTGTGATCAACGGCGGTGATATCGGTTTCGATAAAGAAGAGATCCCCGTAGTGGCACCAGATAGCGATGATGTGGTTGAGTTTGATCCAAGCATGCAGCTGAATGTCACTAACATTTAA
- a CDS encoding DUF2987 domain-containing protein, with amino-acid sequence MKKYSAIAALITGLLVSTPTTAQEYMFTYSKLFSQIKNNAKEGHQDVKVGIFFVDAQNKGLCRLEKAWMEKEEHYEEFDVSGYELKVPLDNNLRSANPLVFVQTERDKRCDYSLVVMAKEPLSGKVDYAQMAPLLPQMQVMLEDLGGMFASWFTPDVEGLTLEFDPSVTAPIQVSNGDTIPVENGRAYLNLANLKEGDSVVLPGTTTRILPYLPGAK; translated from the coding sequence ATGAAGAAGTACTCTGCGATTGCAGCCCTTATTACCGGTTTACTGGTCTCAACACCAACAACAGCCCAAGAATATATGTTCACTTATTCTAAGCTGTTTTCACAAATTAAGAACAATGCAAAAGAAGGGCACCAAGACGTTAAAGTTGGGATCTTCTTTGTTGATGCACAAAATAAAGGCTTATGTCGCCTTGAAAAAGCTTGGATGGAAAAAGAAGAGCACTACGAAGAATTTGATGTGTCTGGGTACGAGTTAAAGGTTCCACTGGACAATAATCTACGCTCCGCAAATCCATTGGTGTTTGTTCAAACAGAAAGAGATAAACGTTGCGATTACTCATTGGTCGTAATGGCTAAAGAGCCACTATCGGGTAAAGTGGATTACGCCCAGATGGCACCACTCCTACCTCAGATGCAGGTCATGCTTGAAGACCTTGGCGGTATGTTTGCCAGTTGGTTCACCCCGGATGTCGAAGGTTTAACTCTAGAGTTTGACCCATCGGTAACCGCACCAATTCAAGTATCAAACGGAGATACAATTCCTGTTGAGAATGGTCGCGCTTACTTGAATTTAGCCAATTTGAAGGAAGGTGATTCAGTGGTTTTACCAGGGACTACGACCCGAATTCTGCCGTATTTACCTGGCGCTAAGTAG